In Salinibacterium sp. dk2585, a single window of DNA contains:
- a CDS encoding ABC transporter permease: protein MPNRSIAEAPAPETGAGAPASLHQYSSTYGYSAAGSEANPPAEAPAAGRRSARGWLIAAGVVLPVLLFAAWWTISALALVPEHRLPSPASVLEAAVELGSNGTLLTHIAISTQRVLIGFAAGSLIGLALGALVGLSKWGRAFLSPTVGAFRAVPSLAWVPLLVLYVGINEDSKVALIAIGALFPVYTTVAGALRHVDAHLVELGRAYGLSRWELLTQVQLPAVVPSIVSGLRLALAQAWLFLVAAELIASSMGLGFLLVDSQNNGRVDRMFLTIILLGILGKTTDALIGLLEKYLLKRWS from the coding sequence ATGCCGAACCGCTCAATCGCCGAAGCCCCTGCGCCAGAGACTGGCGCGGGGGCTCCCGCGAGCCTTCACCAATATTCATCGACCTACGGCTACTCCGCCGCCGGGTCCGAAGCGAATCCTCCCGCGGAGGCGCCCGCCGCCGGCCGGCGGAGCGCTCGCGGCTGGTTGATCGCTGCGGGCGTGGTCCTGCCCGTCCTGCTCTTCGCCGCTTGGTGGACCATCTCGGCCCTGGCACTCGTGCCCGAGCACCGCCTGCCGTCCCCGGCATCCGTGCTCGAGGCCGCTGTCGAGCTCGGCTCGAACGGCACGCTGCTCACGCATATCGCGATCTCGACACAGCGGGTGCTCATCGGCTTCGCGGCAGGATCGCTCATCGGGCTGGCACTCGGAGCCCTCGTCGGACTCTCGAAGTGGGGGAGGGCCTTCCTGTCCCCGACGGTCGGCGCCTTCAGGGCTGTCCCTTCACTCGCCTGGGTTCCCCTCCTCGTGCTCTACGTCGGCATCAATGAGGACTCCAAGGTCGCGCTCATCGCGATCGGTGCGCTCTTCCCCGTCTACACGACGGTGGCGGGCGCGCTCCGCCACGTCGACGCCCACCTCGTCGAGCTCGGGCGCGCCTACGGGCTCAGTCGTTGGGAGCTCCTCACGCAGGTGCAGCTGCCGGCCGTCGTCCCGAGCATCGTCTCGGGGCTGCGGCTGGCGCTCGCGCAGGCGTGGCTCTTCCTCGTGGCGGCAGAACTCATCGCCTCGTCCATGGGCCTTGGCTTCCTGCTCGTCGACTCTCAGAACAACGGCCGGGTCGATCGCATGTTCCTCACGATCATCCTCCTCGGCATCCTTGGTAAGACGACGGATGCGTTGATCGGTCTTCTCGAGAAGTACCTGCTCAAGCGCTGGTCCTGA
- a CDS encoding aliphatic sulfonate ABC transporter substrate-binding protein, with protein MRRRSLASTLALVAAGALLMTGCAAGEGSALQDDAASTGEWSTDTLNIDFATYNPLSLVIKEQGWLEDELEGVTVNWLQSAGSNKANEALRAGAVDVGSTAGSAALLARSNGSPIQVIDIYSQPEWAAIVVAADSDIESAEDLRGKRIAATKGTDPYFFLLQTLEEAGIGLDEVTIENLQHADGGAALTSGAVDAWSGLDPIMATTEIQSGTKLIYRNVDFNTYGFLNATEDFVKNHADVAQVVVNAYEKARSWTQENPDEAAQILADVAGIDIAVADKVLNERTILEGVGEPGKKQRDVLEIVGPIFVESQDVKTQEQIDEALDSLFNDSFFAKADPAAIGD; from the coding sequence ATGCGACGCAGATCCCTCGCCTCCACCCTTGCCCTCGTTGCCGCGGGCGCCCTGCTCATGACCGGCTGCGCCGCCGGCGAGGGCAGTGCACTCCAAGACGACGCCGCGAGCACGGGGGAGTGGAGCACCGACACGCTCAACATCGACTTCGCGACCTACAACCCACTGAGCCTCGTCATCAAGGAGCAGGGTTGGCTCGAAGACGAACTCGAGGGTGTCACGGTGAACTGGCTGCAGTCCGCCGGCTCCAACAAGGCCAACGAGGCACTCCGAGCGGGGGCCGTCGACGTCGGCTCGACCGCCGGCTCCGCCGCACTGCTCGCCCGCTCCAACGGCTCGCCCATCCAGGTCATCGACATCTACTCGCAGCCTGAGTGGGCGGCGATCGTCGTGGCGGCTGACTCCGACATCGAGAGCGCCGAGGACCTCCGCGGCAAGCGCATCGCCGCGACCAAGGGCACCGACCCGTACTTCTTCCTGCTCCAGACCCTCGAGGAGGCGGGCATCGGTCTCGACGAGGTCACCATCGAGAACCTGCAGCACGCCGACGGCGGCGCTGCCCTCACCTCGGGCGCGGTCGACGCGTGGTCCGGCCTCGACCCGATCATGGCGACGACCGAGATCCAGTCGGGCACGAAGCTGATCTACCGCAACGTGGACTTCAACACCTACGGCTTCCTCAACGCCACCGAGGACTTCGTCAAGAACCACGCGGATGTTGCCCAGGTTGTCGTGAACGCCTATGAGAAGGCCCGCTCGTGGACACAGGAGAACCCCGACGAGGCGGCACAGATCCTCGCGGATGTCGCGGGCATTGACATCGCGGTCGCCGACAAGGTGCTCAACGAGCGCACCATCCTTGAGGGGGTTGGTGAACCCGGCAAGAAGCAGCGGGATGTACTCGAGATCGTCGGGCCGATCTTCGTCGAGTCGCAGGACGTCAAGACGCAGGAACAGATTGACGAGGCGCTCGACTCACTCTTCAACGACAGCTTCTTCGCCAAGGCCGACCCGGCCGCGATCGGAGACTGA